The following proteins are co-located in the Limnochordia bacterium genome:
- the porA gene encoding pyruvate ferredoxin oxidoreductase, with protein sequence MTTKTASAEKIQKRIAATGNEAAAMAMRQIHPNVVAAYPITPQTEIVQIFSTFVSDGLVDTEFVPVESEHSAMSATIAASAAGARAMTATSANGLALMWEMLYIAAGTRLPIVMPLVNRALSAPINIHCDHSDAMGARDAGWIQLFSENAQEMYDNMIQAIRIAEHPDVMLPVMVNMDGFITSHGMEILKVLDDEVVTNFVGEYKAKNPLLDVDNPITVGPLALQDYYFEFKRQQSDAMEKAKAVIEQIGKEYGDLTGRYYGYFEEYRLEDAEIGLVVMNSAAGTAKDVVDELRGQGVKIGLLKPRVFRPFPAEELCNALKGLKAVGIMDRADSFSTQGGPLAAETKAALYQADQRPLAVSFVYGLGGRDTGVAEIKFVAEKVQQAAQTGVVEQSLYYVGVRE encoded by the coding sequence ATGACTACTAAGACGGCTTCTGCCGAAAAAATACAAAAACGTATTGCGGCCACCGGAAATGAGGCAGCAGCAATGGCGATGCGTCAGATTCATCCCAACGTTGTTGCTGCTTACCCGATTACACCGCAGACAGAGATTGTACAGATTTTTTCTACCTTTGTTTCGGACGGTCTTGTGGATACAGAGTTTGTGCCCGTGGAAAGCGAGCACAGTGCGATGAGTGCTACTATTGCAGCATCGGCAGCCGGGGCGAGGGCAATGACAGCCACTTCGGCGAATGGTCTGGCACTGATGTGGGAGATGCTATATATTGCCGCAGGTACCAGACTTCCGATCGTAATGCCTCTTGTTAACCGTGCCCTGAGTGCACCAATTAACATTCACTGTGATCACAGTGATGCTATGGGTGCAAGGGATGCTGGGTGGATCCAGCTTTTCTCAGAGAATGCTCAGGAAATGTATGATAACATGATTCAAGCCATTCGGATTGCAGAGCATCCCGATGTCATGTTGCCGGTGATGGTTAATATGGACGGTTTTATTACCAGTCACGGTATGGAAATCCTGAAGGTCTTGGATGATGAAGTGGTAACGAACTTCGTCGGGGAATATAAGGCGAAAAATCCTCTGCTGGATGTGGATAATCCCATTACCGTTGGTCCGCTGGCTCTACAGGACTACTACTTTGAGTTCAAAAGACAGCAATCCGATGCTATGGAAAAGGCCAAGGCAGTTATCGAGCAGATTGGTAAGGAGTATGGGGATTTGACCGGTCGATACTACGGATATTTTGAAGAGTATCGCCTAGAGGATGCAGAGATCGGTCTTGTGGTGATGAATTCTGCAGCTGGAACTGCTAAAGATGTGGTAGATGAATTGCGGGGACAAGGTGTCAAGATTGGTCTTCTGAAACCCCGAGTGTTCCGACCATTCCCTGCTGAGGAACTATGCAATGCCCTAAAAGGCCTAAAAGCAGTAGGTATTATGGATCGTGCCGATAGCTTCTCCACCCAGGGAGGACCCCTAGCTGCTGAGACTAAGGCTGCGTTGTACCAAGCAGATCAGCGGCCCTTGGCAGTGAGTTTCGTTTACGGTCTTGGTGGAAGGGATACAGGAGTAGCGGAAATTAAGTTTGTTGCCGAAAAGGTACAGCAGGCAGCTCAAACCGGTGTTGTTGAGCAGTCCCTGTACTACGTTGGTGTACGTGAATAG
- a CDS encoding thiamine pyrophosphate-dependent enzyme encodes MATLKQLAERPDPITGGQRACAGCAFPLVIKTVLKSTETPVVVANATGCMEVTTSIYPYTAWNVPWMHSAFENAAATISGIEAAYNNLVRRGKIDKDIKFVAFGGDGGTYDIGLQSLSGAMERGHNILYVCYDNEAYMNTGIQRSSSTPRGANTTTTPTGKVSDGKTQLKKDLTGIIAAHGVPYVAQSSISDWRDLSKKAEKALNTQGPTFLNVLTPCRLGWGYTPDKTIEVAQKGVDCCIYPLYEVENGEWKLTYKPKEKLPVIEYMKMQNRFRHVVKDEAMAAEIQADVDKRWQALLKKCGEEA; translated from the coding sequence ATGGCTACTTTGAAACAATTGGCGGAAAGGCCCGACCCGATTACCGGAGGTCAAAGGGCTTGCGCGGGGTGTGCCTTCCCGTTAGTGATAAAGACGGTGTTAAAGTCAACTGAGACACCAGTTGTAGTGGCTAACGCCACAGGCTGTATGGAAGTTACAACCAGTATTTACCCGTATACAGCATGGAATGTGCCTTGGATGCACAGCGCGTTTGAGAACGCGGCGGCTACTATCAGTGGTATTGAGGCCGCCTATAATAACCTCGTAAGAAGAGGTAAGATTGATAAGGACATTAAGTTCGTAGCCTTTGGCGGAGACGGAGGCACCTATGATATAGGTTTGCAGTCCCTTTCCGGAGCCATGGAGCGGGGTCATAATATCCTGTATGTGTGCTATGACAATGAGGCATACATGAACACAGGTATTCAGCGTTCAAGCTCAACTCCCAGGGGTGCCAACACAACGACCACTCCTACGGGCAAGGTTTCCGATGGGAAGACCCAGCTGAAAAAGGATCTGACAGGGATTATTGCCGCCCATGGAGTGCCCTATGTAGCTCAGTCGTCCATTAGTGATTGGCGGGATCTATCTAAGAAGGCGGAAAAGGCCCTTAATACCCAGGGACCGACCTTCCTGAATGTGCTTACTCCATGCCGTCTTGGCTGGGGATATACTCCGGACAAGACAATCGAGGTGGCACAAAAGGGAGTAGATTGTTGCATTTATCCGTTGTATGAAGTAGAAAACGGTGAGTGGAAACTAACCTACAAGCCCAAAGAGAAACTGCCCGTCATAGAATATATGAAGATGCAAAACCGTTTCCGACATGTGGTGAAGGATGAGGCAATGG